Proteins from a genomic interval of Prochlorothrix hollandica PCC 9006 = CALU 1027:
- a CDS encoding nuclease A inhibitor family protein, with amino-acid sequence MSQDAKLLEQLKQKVQGLIYQSEMDARYRPFSWRVDGFLTPAVVLRKLNLSPRVAIHPLNLEMFFQNVVKPLTPCSDLDHTPSVHRASQTAIDVVDVDPAQQAHRGQLLVTWLQDNLQELQVFQVGQVDTELVVVGRASEDRWLGLQIQVVEA; translated from the coding sequence ATGTCCCAGGATGCCAAACTGCTCGAACAACTGAAGCAGAAGGTTCAAGGCTTGATTTATCAAAGTGAGATGGATGCCCGTTATCGCCCCTTCTCCTGGCGTGTGGATGGGTTCCTAACTCCAGCAGTGGTTTTACGAAAGCTAAACCTATCCCCCCGTGTTGCGATTCATCCCTTAAATCTGGAGATGTTCTTCCAAAATGTGGTGAAACCGTTGACCCCCTGTTCGGATCTGGATCACACCCCCTCCGTCCATCGGGCTAGCCAAACCGCCATTGATGTTGTTGATGTGGATCCTGCACAACAGGCTCACCGGGGTCAACTCCTGGTGACGTGGCTCCAGGATAACTTACAGGAGTTGCAAGTGTTCCAGGTGGGTCAGGTGGATACAGAGTTGGTGGTGGTGGGTCGTGCCTCTGAAGACCGGTGGCTGGGGCTACAGATTCAAGTGGTGGAAGCCTAG
- a CDS encoding GAF domain-containing sensor histidine kinase: MLDNRLFCPIDDRHAKSREQERLLVLANSGLLETQYIPVFEEALQTAAKILKMPFGWVGFMERNRLVLKAAIGLHRLGLMNPLASQRVVNRDDSFCTHVVDSLQALVLPDTHRHPAFIDALLTQEYGIRAYVGVPLLLSSGHCLGTLTLMDESVHQFNEHDIHILQMFARWCVSEIERDLVMRAQQHSDYQFTYAAMWQELEVTPPPFSESWAMLPVSHPPHPAMKTESVPNRTKELLPLQARLRLVHQLADQLTSPLTAILGMANILGRGIYGSINAKQQEYLNVIQDSGQTLRLWSQEILELAQVEDLNTPLQLLPLDLETLCEQVIHHVQDVMITVSASVQVSSEPGQRIWNLDRDKARKMLYNIIYGLLQTSETDDSKDSVLRLHMSQKQGQLRLTFWFDHPWLDDGSSALGLAPVPMGQGFHKAMGQGLGPLDKIALQRVEEEMEDVLPLYHNSTPKLDVHSDRPSQLRLLLCQYWTELQGGKLWIHESEESGLRYIISLPVAPTT; the protein is encoded by the coding sequence ATGCTTGACAACCGCCTCTTCTGCCCCATTGACGATCGCCATGCTAAGAGCCGAGAACAGGAACGCCTGCTGGTCTTAGCCAATAGTGGTCTTCTGGAGACCCAATATATCCCCGTTTTTGAAGAGGCTCTGCAAACTGCCGCCAAAATCCTCAAAATGCCCTTTGGTTGGGTGGGTTTTATGGAGAGGAATCGTCTCGTCCTCAAAGCCGCCATCGGTCTCCACCGCCTGGGACTGATGAACCCCTTAGCCTCTCAACGGGTCGTCAACCGGGATGACAGCTTTTGTACCCATGTCGTGGATAGTCTCCAAGCCCTCGTCTTACCCGACACCCACCGACACCCTGCCTTTATCGATGCTCTCCTCACCCAAGAATATGGAATTCGGGCCTATGTGGGAGTTCCCTTGTTGCTGTCCAGTGGCCATTGTCTCGGCACCCTAACCTTGATGGATGAGTCCGTCCATCAATTCAACGAGCACGACATTCATATTCTCCAAATGTTTGCGCGGTGGTGTGTCAGCGAAATCGAGCGGGATCTGGTGATGCGAGCACAACAACACTCCGACTACCAATTCACCTATGCAGCCATGTGGCAAGAGTTGGAAGTTACCCCACCCCCCTTCAGCGAATCCTGGGCCATGTTGCCCGTCTCCCACCCGCCCCATCCCGCCATGAAAACGGAGTCGGTTCCGAACCGCACCAAGGAACTGCTACCCCTCCAGGCTCGGTTACGCCTAGTGCACCAGCTTGCCGATCAACTCACTAGCCCCCTCACGGCCATTCTGGGCATGGCCAATATTTTAGGGCGGGGCATCTATGGTTCCATTAATGCCAAGCAACAGGAATATTTGAATGTTATTCAAGATAGCGGCCAAACCCTCCGCCTCTGGAGCCAAGAGATTTTAGAACTAGCCCAGGTGGAAGATTTAAATACGCCCCTACAACTGTTGCCCTTAGACCTGGAAACCCTGTGTGAACAGGTCATTCACCATGTCCAGGATGTCATGATTACGGTGTCGGCTTCGGTGCAGGTTTCCAGTGAACCGGGACAACGGATTTGGAACCTCGATCGCGATAAAGCCCGGAAAATGCTTTATAACATCATCTACGGTCTGCTCCAAACCAGTGAGACCGACGATAGTAAAGATAGTGTGCTGCGGCTCCATATGTCCCAGAAGCAAGGCCAATTGCGCTTAACCTTCTGGTTTGACCATCCCTGGCTCGATGATGGCTCCAGTGCCCTGGGTCTAGCCCCGGTGCCCATGGGCCAAGGGTTCCACAAAGCTATGGGTCAGGGGCTAGGACCCCTGGATAAGATCGCCCTGCAACGGGTGGAAGAAGAGATGGAAGATGTGTTGCCGTTGTACCACAACAGTACGCCGAAGCTGGATGTCCACAGCGATCGCCCCAGCCAACTGCGCCTGCTGCTGTGCCAATATTGGACGGAACTCCAGGGGGGGAAACTCTGGATCCATGAATCCGAGGAGTCAGGGTTACGCTACATCATCAGTTTGCCCGTGGCTCCCACCACGTAA
- the lpxB gene encoding lipid-A-disaccharide synthase: MPRRIFISTGEVSGDLQGSLLVSALVRQGLARGWDLEITALGGERMAAAGATLLADTTGLGSVGLLEAVAYLWPSWKIQRRTRHYLDQNPPDGVVLIDYMGPNLSLGQFVGQRFPQMPLLYYIAPQEWVWSFGNSNTSKIATVTQEILAIFPGEADYYRQQGATVRWVGHPLLDRLEHCADRPTARAALGIPPEQTAIALLPASRFQELKYVLPVIFGAAQRLQAQLPQVHFWIPLSQAGFKEPLLEAIAAYGLQASLWTGDSTTVLGAVDLAITKSGTVNLELALQNTPQVVVYRLSRLTAWIAQYLLRFSIPFASPPNLVLQREVVPELIQGAATVERITQAALDLLQNPQRRSQMLADYGELRSALGEVGVCDRAAQIILDALPEPRS, encoded by the coding sequence ATGCCACGTCGTATTTTCATCAGCACCGGGGAGGTCTCTGGGGATCTTCAAGGTTCTCTGTTGGTTAGCGCATTGGTGCGCCAAGGGTTGGCACGGGGCTGGGATCTGGAGATTACGGCCTTGGGGGGAGAGCGGATGGCTGCAGCGGGAGCTACCCTGTTGGCGGACACCACCGGCTTAGGCTCTGTGGGGTTGCTGGAAGCGGTGGCTTATCTCTGGCCGTCTTGGAAAATTCAGCGCCGTACCCGCCACTATTTAGACCAAAATCCCCCGGATGGGGTGGTGTTGATTGACTATATGGGACCAAACCTGAGTTTGGGGCAGTTTGTGGGGCAACGGTTTCCCCAGATGCCCCTGCTCTATTACATTGCTCCCCAGGAATGGGTTTGGTCTTTTGGCAACAGTAACACCAGCAAGATTGCCACGGTGACCCAGGAAATCCTGGCGATTTTTCCGGGGGAGGCAGACTATTACCGTCAACAGGGAGCGACGGTGCGGTGGGTGGGCCATCCTTTGTTAGATCGCTTGGAGCACTGTGCCGATCGCCCTACAGCCCGTGCTGCCTTGGGCATTCCACCGGAGCAGACGGCCATTGCTCTGTTGCCTGCCTCCCGTTTCCAGGAATTAAAGTATGTGTTGCCGGTGATCTTTGGGGCGGCCCAGCGCCTGCAAGCCCAACTTCCCCAGGTTCATTTTTGGATTCCCCTGTCCCAGGCTGGGTTTAAGGAGCCTTTGCTGGAGGCTATTGCAGCCTATGGTCTCCAGGCTAGCCTGTGGACGGGAGACAGCACGACGGTGTTGGGGGCTGTGGATTTGGCCATTACCAAATCAGGGACTGTCAATCTGGAACTGGCCCTGCAAAATACGCCCCAAGTGGTGGTCTATCGTCTGAGCCGTTTGACGGCCTGGATTGCCCAATATCTGCTGCGGTTTTCCATTCCCTTTGCGTCTCCCCCGAATTTAGTCTTGCAGCGGGAGGTGGTGCCCGAGTTGATTCAAGGGGCTGCCACGGTGGAGAGGATTACCCAAGCGGCGTTAGACCTGCTGCAAAATCCCCAACGTCGATCGCAGATGCTGGCGGACTATGGTGAACTACGATCGGCCCTGGGGGAGGTGGGAGTGTGCGATCGCGCCGCCCAAATTATCCTGGATGCCCTCCCTGAACCCCGTTCCTAG
- the def gene encoding peptide deformylase, which translates to MPAIPIVHLGNPILRHPAQAIADPLDPQVQALIADLLEHLGPGVGIAAPQLSQSQRVVIIASRPNDRYPQAPSMDPLVLINPQILDRGATQVQDWEGCLSVPGLRGFVPRHSWIEVSFLDRQGQPQRQRFEDFVARIVQHELDHLDGLVFLDRVNATTDLMTEPEWRSRILGLGGEK; encoded by the coding sequence ATGCCTGCCATCCCCATTGTCCACCTGGGTAACCCCATCCTGCGCCACCCTGCCCAAGCCATTGCTGATCCCTTAGATCCCCAGGTTCAGGCTTTAATCGCGGATCTCCTGGAGCACCTAGGCCCAGGGGTGGGTATTGCTGCCCCCCAACTGAGCCAGTCCCAGCGGGTGGTGATTATTGCGTCGCGCCCCAACGATCGCTATCCCCAGGCACCGTCCATGGATCCCCTGGTGTTGATTAATCCCCAGATCCTCGATCGCGGTGCAACCCAGGTTCAGGATTGGGAAGGGTGCCTGAGTGTACCGGGACTGCGGGGCTTCGTACCCCGCCACTCCTGGATCGAGGTGTCGTTTCTGGATCGCCAAGGCCAACCCCAACGCCAACGCTTCGAGGATTTTGTGGCCCGCATTGTGCAACATGAACTGGATCACTTGGACGGTCTGGTTTTCCTCGATCGAGTCAACGCCACCACCGATTTAATGACAGAGCCGGAATGGCGCAGCCGTATCCTAGGGCTGGGGGGGGAAAAATAG
- the lpxA gene encoding acyl-ACP--UDP-N-acetylglucosamine O-acyltransferase, with translation MPHIHPTALVHPGAAIDPTATIGPYSIIGEQVSIGPETVIEAHVVIDGHTDIGARNHIFPGVTIGLEPQDLKYTGSDSLVKIGDDNTLREYVTVNRATGEGEATIVGNHNLLMAYVHVAHNCVLADQIVIANSVALAGHVEIESRAVIGGVLGVHQFVHIGKMAMLGGMSRIDRDVPPFMMVEGNPSRVRALNQVGLRRAGLMEAEGGQIFQALKKAYRLLYRSNLTLKEALVALEPLLTVEPVHHLHQFLTQSQSSHRRGPTAGR, from the coding sequence GTGCCCCACATTCATCCCACTGCCCTGGTGCATCCCGGCGCGGCCATCGACCCCACCGCGACCATTGGTCCCTACAGCATTATTGGGGAACAGGTGAGTATTGGACCCGAAACCGTCATTGAGGCCCATGTGGTTATTGATGGTCACACGGATATTGGAGCCAGAAATCACATTTTCCCAGGGGTGACGATCGGTTTAGAACCCCAGGATTTGAAATATACCGGGTCCGATAGTCTGGTTAAAATTGGCGACGATAATACCCTGCGGGAATATGTCACGGTTAACCGTGCCACCGGCGAAGGGGAAGCGACGATCGTGGGTAACCACAACTTGTTGATGGCCTATGTTCATGTGGCCCATAACTGTGTGTTGGCAGATCAGATTGTGATTGCCAACAGTGTGGCTTTGGCGGGCCATGTGGAAATTGAATCGCGGGCCGTAATTGGGGGCGTTCTGGGGGTTCACCAGTTTGTTCACATTGGCAAAATGGCCATGTTGGGGGGCATGAGCCGCATCGATCGAGATGTGCCCCCTTTCATGATGGTGGAAGGGAACCCGTCCAGAGTACGGGCCTTGAACCAGGTGGGCTTACGGCGGGCCGGGTTAATGGAGGCCGAGGGGGGCCAGATATTTCAAGCCCTCAAAAAAGCCTACCGCCTGCTCTACCGATCCAATCTGACCCTCAAGGAAGCCCTGGTGGCCTTGGAACCCTTACTGACGGTGGAACCGGTTCACCACCTGCACCAGTTTTTAACCCAGTCCCAAAGCAGCCACCGGCGCGGTCCGACGGCGGGGCGTTAA
- the fabZ gene encoding 3-hydroxyacyl-ACP dehydratase FabZ produces the protein MTAVIEPSTLSPEPAETPPALDLPIPVERIQGLLPHRYPFALVDRIIDLVPGKQATGIKNVTVNEPHFQGHFPGRPLMPGVLIVEAMAQVGGVILAQMPDYGKALFVFAGIDGVRFRRPVVPGDQLIITTELLTIKRKRFGKLRAIAKVDGHMVAEGDLMFSLLE, from the coding sequence ATGACTGCCGTAATAGAACCGTCCACCCTATCGCCTGAACCCGCTGAAACTCCTCCAGCGTTAGATTTACCCATTCCTGTGGAGCGGATCCAGGGACTGTTACCCCACCGCTATCCCTTTGCTTTAGTCGATCGCATCATTGATCTCGTGCCTGGAAAACAAGCGACGGGTATCAAAAACGTCACGGTCAATGAGCCTCATTTCCAGGGCCATTTTCCGGGTCGTCCCCTGATGCCAGGGGTGTTGATCGTGGAAGCGATGGCTCAGGTGGGGGGGGTGATTTTGGCCCAAATGCCTGACTACGGCAAGGCTCTGTTTGTGTTTGCGGGCATTGACGGTGTGCGTTTCCGTCGGCCTGTGGTGCCGGGGGATCAACTGATTATCACCACGGAACTGTTGACCATCAAGCGCAAGCGCTTCGGAAAGTTGCGGGCCATTGCCAAAGTTGATGGGCATATGGTGGCGGAAGGTGACCTAATGTTTTCGCTGCTGGAGTAG
- the purN gene encoding phosphoribosylglycinamide formyltransferase produces MNVSVPADPQPLHPGLSSDPGNVDLGSAALVSPLPHSPGVVNSPVNSPRLGILASGSGSNFEAVMQAIAQGQLQAEAAVLIYNQPGAKVADRAHQWQVPSLLLNHRDYGDREGLDRAIVATLHQFGVQWVVMAGWMRIVTPVLIEAFPQRIINIHPSLLPSFKGIRAVEQALAAGVRIAGCTVHLVVADVDSGPILMQAAVPVLATDTVDTLHARIQVQEHRILPAAIAQAVASQGG; encoded by the coding sequence ATGAATGTATCGGTTCCGGCGGATCCTCAGCCTCTGCATCCCGGATTAAGCTCGGATCCAGGCAACGTTGACTTGGGATCTGCTGCCCTAGTCTCGCCTCTGCCCCATAGTCCTGGGGTAGTGAACTCACCAGTGAACTCGCCTCGGTTGGGGATTTTGGCTTCAGGTAGTGGCAGTAATTTTGAGGCAGTGATGCAGGCGATCGCCCAGGGGCAATTGCAGGCAGAGGCGGCGGTGTTGATTTATAACCAGCCAGGGGCTAAGGTTGCCGATCGCGCTCACCAGTGGCAGGTGCCGTCCCTGTTGCTGAACCACCGGGATTATGGCGATCGTGAAGGCTTGGATCGGGCGATCGTGGCGACCCTGCACCAGTTCGGCGTGCAATGGGTGGTGATGGCGGGGTGGATGCGCATTGTCACCCCCGTTCTCATTGAAGCCTTTCCCCAGCGGATCATTAATATTCACCCCAGTTTGCTCCCCAGCTTTAAGGGCATTCGGGCTGTTGAGCAAGCCCTCGCCGCCGGGGTCAGGATTGCAGGTTGCACCGTGCATTTAGTGGTAGCCGATGTGGATAGCGGGCCAATTTTAATGCAGGCTGCGGTGCCGGTTTTGGCTACGGATACGGTGGACACCCTCCACGCCCGCATCCAAGTCCAGGAACATCGTATTTTGCCAGCGGCCATTGCCCAGGCGGTGGCCAGCCAAGGGGGTTGA
- a CDS encoding HpsJ family protein: MVHAQRSQAKPSLSPLVLLALGFTLVAIATTDFLTLTFPPQWGSTEWRLRLMTQLIDRGAIPFMGLAFLCLGCWVSTYQRQELAIKPLVMRGVILGSLGLALVYGGITPFYFSDNRMASAQTTQALNDQAAQAELQLDNRLNQELGLISNLMDNEAQLQQQLKGQTLSGPQQAQLDKVMEQLKQFKDDPATLQQRTTEARTQVLSEIRLQKEQAQGDARHRFIRDAIRLSLSSVLLAAGYLTLSIIGFQQGRA, encoded by the coding sequence ATGGTTCACGCGCAACGTTCTCAGGCTAAACCGAGTCTCTCGCCCCTTGTCCTTTTGGCCCTTGGCTTTACCTTAGTGGCGATCGCCACCACGGACTTTTTGACCCTGACCTTCCCTCCCCAATGGGGCAGTACGGAATGGCGGTTGAGGTTGATGACTCAACTGATCGATCGGGGTGCCATTCCCTTTATGGGACTGGCCTTCTTGTGTTTGGGCTGTTGGGTCAGTACCTATCAGCGCCAAGAGTTAGCCATTAAGCCCTTGGTGATGCGGGGTGTAATCTTGGGATCCTTGGGGTTAGCTCTGGTGTATGGGGGGATCACCCCGTTTTATTTCAGTGATAACCGCATGGCCAGTGCTCAAACGACCCAAGCTCTCAATGACCAGGCGGCCCAAGCAGAATTGCAATTGGATAATCGCCTCAATCAAGAGTTAGGACTCATTAGCAACCTCATGGACAATGAGGCCCAGTTGCAGCAGCAACTGAAGGGTCAAACCCTTTCGGGACCCCAGCAGGCCCAGTTGGACAAGGTTATGGAGCAGCTTAAGCAGTTCAAGGACGATCCGGCCACCTTGCAGCAGCGCACAACGGAAGCCCGCACCCAGGTTCTCTCGGAGATTCGCTTGCAAAAGGAGCAAGCCCAGGGGGATGCCCGCCATCGTTTTATTCGCGATGCCATTCGGCTGTCGTTGAGTAGTGTCTTGTTGGCGGCGGGTTATTTAACCCTGTCCATTATTGGTTTTCAGCAGGGGCGAGCTTGA
- a CDS encoding CTP synthase has protein sequence MKIIFVASDFSGLGKGTFGAALGRLLRSHGMNVRIMKCDLYYNYDAGTINPKEHGEVYVLSNGLETDQDLGIYERYLDVECNSYDYVTSGQIHHQIYLNERSGQYLGQTVSFEHVIEEITRRISRFAEQCDVGIVEIGATIGDIKGVFFLEACRQLRAELGRVNSTFVLLSHFPYLPSCGELKTMGCQRSVNDLRSKGLKPDVLVARTPQDVKLDDYLFKKIELFCEVPRQAVVQLADIENSYEIPLLLRSLGLQDYLASHMELKLGEDTLNAWYKKFDLKRDLKIALVGKYSHADAYVSILHQLRFLGIDSVEYLSNLKLLTQFDAVIIPGGWGKRGTEEMIEAARVCRENRIPCLGICLGLQIMAIEYSRNVLGLEGANSTEFDDETPYPVVVMQDAQKEIHGLGGTARLGDWVTQLVPGSLAASIYGSEETTQRHRHRYEISSDIEFGNFKVTGRDKKTNLVEVMELPDHPFYLGVQFHPEFKPGRNPVFEGLVKAAENRKVLNSQDLRSLKSALYSGTPGTFFECLNINQPQELRQIVDLDDDQLQHSGISYYQQKILREFLKIWDEKQNVIEELEREISTCEREMRQININEKYSVEHMPLSEFDRRILTQLRKETETKTQKLKELRFFYQEQMQRFDEEMSRTFQSEVVPAIAPNVVG, from the coding sequence ATGAAGATTATCTTTGTTGCCTCTGACTTTTCCGGCCTAGGTAAAGGTACTTTTGGGGCTGCCCTCGGGCGATTGCTACGCTCCCATGGCATGAATGTTCGCATTATGAAATGTGACCTGTACTACAACTATGATGCAGGTACCATTAATCCTAAAGAACATGGTGAAGTGTATGTCCTGTCTAATGGTTTAGAAACCGACCAGGATCTGGGAATTTATGAGCGTTATCTAGATGTGGAATGTAATTCCTATGACTATGTAACCTCAGGGCAAATTCATCATCAGATTTATTTGAATGAACGATCGGGCCAATATTTAGGCCAGACGGTGTCCTTTGAACATGTCATCGAAGAAATAACCCGCCGTATTAGTCGCTTTGCTGAGCAGTGTGACGTGGGTATTGTGGAAATTGGTGCCACGATCGGAGACATTAAAGGAGTTTTCTTTTTAGAAGCCTGTCGTCAATTGCGGGCTGAGTTGGGTCGTGTTAATTCCACCTTTGTCCTGTTGTCCCATTTCCCCTATCTGCCAAGCTGTGGGGAACTCAAAACCATGGGCTGTCAACGTAGTGTTAACGATCTACGCAGTAAAGGCTTAAAACCAGATGTCCTGGTGGCTCGTACACCCCAGGATGTGAAACTGGATGATTATCTGTTTAAGAAGATTGAACTGTTCTGTGAGGTACCCCGGCAGGCGGTGGTGCAGTTGGCGGATATTGAAAACTCCTATGAAATCCCGCTGCTGTTGCGATCGCTAGGGTTACAGGACTACTTAGCCAGCCATATGGAGTTGAAGCTGGGGGAAGACACCTTAAATGCCTGGTATAAAAAGTTTGATTTAAAACGGGATCTTAAAATAGCCTTGGTGGGCAAATATTCCCATGCCGATGCCTATGTGTCGATTTTGCATCAATTGCGGTTTCTTGGCATTGATAGCGTTGAGTACTTGTCTAATTTGAAGCTATTAACCCAGTTTGATGCGGTGATTATTCCTGGGGGTTGGGGCAAGCGGGGCACGGAGGAAATGATTGAAGCGGCCCGCGTTTGTCGCGAGAACCGGATTCCCTGCTTAGGGATTTGCTTGGGGCTGCAAATTATGGCGATCGAATATAGCCGTAATGTTTTGGGTTTAGAAGGGGCAAATAGCACCGAATTTGATGACGAAACCCCCTATCCTGTGGTGGTGATGCAGGATGCCCAAAAGGAAATCCACGGCTTGGGGGGAACGGCCCGCTTGGGGGATTGGGTCACCCAATTGGTGCCCGGTTCCCTAGCCGCCAGTATTTATGGCAGTGAGGAAACGACCCAACGCCATCGGCACCGTTACGAAATTAGTTCTGACATTGAGTTTGGTAATTTCAAGGTCACGGGACGGGATAAGAAAACCAACTTGGTGGAGGTAATGGAACTGCCGGATCATCCCTTTTATCTAGGGGTGCAGTTTCACCCAGAGTTTAAGCCCGGTCGCAATCCTGTGTTTGAAGGATTGGTGAAAGCCGCCGAGAATCGTAAGGTTCTCAATAGTCAGGATTTACGGTCTCTCAAGTCTGCTTTATATTCAGGAACGCCCGGTACGTTTTTCGAGTGTTTGAATATTAATCAGCCCCAGGAACTGCGGCAAATTGTCGATTTAGATGATGATCAGCTTCAGCACTCCGGAATTTCCTACTATCAACAAAAAATCCTACGGGAGTTTCTTAAAATCTGGGATGAGAAACAGAACGTCATCGAAGAATTAGAACGGGAAATCAGCACCTGTGAGCGGGAAATGCGCCAGATCAACATCAATGAGAAATACTCGGTGGAGCATATGCCCCTGTCGGAGTTCGATCGCCGTATCCTTACCCAACTGCGTAAAGAGACGGAAACCAAAACCCAAAAGTTAAAGGAGCTGCGGTTCTTCTATCAAGAGCAAATGCAGCGCTTTGATGAGGAGATGAGCCGCACGTTCCAGTCGGAGGTTGTTCCCGCGATCGCCCCAAACGTGGTTGGTTAG
- a CDS encoding late competence development ComFB family protein: MAEYQYRNIVELLVEQETEHQLSKLPLNVTGSIPSIQVVTYVLNRLKPFYACTERGFEEQLKRAEHELRLTIRQGVHTAIQTIYQHPLHDFRPLQEDPKHLALAELRRLLQDEGIQWQDLPRLLETALKQVIAELPEPKSPTPTQSWQRIHGAEQPEKPSHGFMPADIDMGHSGKPWQDYKQRRHDRASDNPKRATDATEGGAPGTSWQDYKQRRDAKKQGDAGTDNRPDFGNPHNHRRNP; encoded by the coding sequence ATGGCTGAGTATCAATATCGCAACATCGTCGAACTTTTAGTGGAACAGGAAACTGAGCATCAACTCAGTAAGCTTCCCCTCAATGTGACCGGATCCATTCCCTCCATTCAAGTGGTCACCTATGTGCTCAATCGCCTTAAGCCCTTTTATGCCTGCACAGAGCGAGGCTTTGAAGAACAGTTGAAACGGGCGGAGCATGAACTGCGCCTCACCATCCGGCAGGGGGTTCACACTGCAATTCAGACCATTTATCAGCATCCTCTCCACGATTTTCGTCCCCTCCAAGAAGATCCCAAGCATTTGGCCTTAGCAGAGTTACGAAGACTGCTCCAGGATGAGGGCATTCAGTGGCAGGATCTGCCTCGACTGCTGGAAACAGCTCTGAAACAGGTCATTGCAGAATTACCAGAACCAAAGTCACCCACCCCCACCCAGTCTTGGCAACGGATCCATGGGGCAGAGCAGCCGGAAAAACCTAGCCATGGTTTTATGCCAGCCGACATAGATATGGGCCACTCTGGCAAACCCTGGCAAGACTATAAGCAACGCCGCCATGACCGCGCCTCTGACAACCCTAAGAGGGCCACAGATGCCACAGAAGGCGGTGCGCCGGGTACCAGTTGGCAAGACTATAAACAGCGGCGGGATGCTAAAAAACAGGGGGATGCCGGTACTGATAATCGGCCAGATTTTGGCAATCCCCACAACCATCGTCGCAATCCCTAA
- the menB gene encoding 1,4-dihydroxy-2-naphthoyl-CoA synthase: protein MSITWHIAKPYDDILYHKTEAGIAKITINRPHKRNAFRPKTVFELYDAFSNAREDSRIGVILLTGSGPHTDGKYAFCSGGDQSVRGQGGYVDEIGVPRLNVLDLQRLIRSMPKVVIALVAGYAIGGGHVLQVVCDLTIAADNAIFGQTGPKVGSFDGGFGSSYLARIVGQKKAREIWYLCRQYNAQEALAMGLVNTVVPLEKLESEGVQWASEILQKSPIAIRCLKAAFNADCDGQAGLQELAGNATLLYYMTEEGSEGKQAFLEKRDPDFRQFPWLP from the coding sequence ATGAGCATCACCTGGCACATCGCCAAACCCTACGACGATATTCTCTATCACAAAACTGAGGCAGGCATTGCCAAAATAACCATCAACCGCCCCCACAAACGCAATGCCTTTCGCCCCAAAACCGTTTTTGAACTGTACGATGCCTTCAGTAATGCCCGGGAAGATTCCCGCATTGGGGTCATCCTGCTGACGGGGTCCGGTCCCCATACCGATGGCAAATATGCCTTCTGCTCCGGTGGTGACCAAAGTGTTCGCGGCCAGGGGGGCTATGTGGATGAGATCGGGGTGCCTCGCCTCAATGTGCTCGATCTACAACGACTGATCCGCTCCATGCCTAAGGTGGTCATTGCCTTGGTGGCAGGCTATGCCATCGGCGGGGGCCATGTTCTTCAGGTGGTCTGCGATCTGACGATCGCCGCCGACAATGCCATCTTTGGGCAAACCGGACCCAAGGTGGGCAGCTTTGATGGAGGCTTTGGCTCTAGCTACTTAGCCCGCATTGTTGGCCAGAAGAAAGCGCGGGAAATTTGGTATCTCTGTCGCCAGTACAATGCCCAAGAAGCCCTAGCCATGGGACTCGTGAATACGGTAGTCCCCCTAGAAAAATTAGAGTCCGAAGGGGTCCAATGGGCCTCAGAAATCCTCCAGAAAAGTCCGATCGCCATCCGCTGCCTCAAAGCAGCCTTTAATGCTGACTGTGATGGTCAAGCGGGACTCCAAGAACTGGCTGGCAATGCCACCTTACTCTATTACATGACCGAGGAAGGTAGCGAAGGGAAACAGGCTTTCCTGGAGAAGCGGGATCCGGACTTTCGGCAGTTCCCCTGGCTACCCTAG
- the trxA gene encoding thioredoxin produces MSAAAAVTDATFKQEVLDSELPVLVDFWAPWCGPCRMVAPVVDEIAGQYEGKVRVVKVNTDENPTVASQYGIRSIPTLMIFKGGQRVDMVVGAVPKTTLADTLEQYL; encoded by the coding sequence ATGTCAGCAGCCGCAGCCGTCACCGACGCTACATTTAAGCAGGAAGTTCTTGATTCTGAACTTCCGGTACTAGTTGATTTCTGGGCACCCTGGTGTGGTCCCTGTCGTATGGTAGCCCCTGTGGTTGATGAAATTGCAGGCCAGTATGAAGGCAAGGTTCGAGTGGTTAAGGTTAACACGGATGAAAACCCCACAGTAGCCAGCCAATATGGGATTCGCAGCATTCCCACTCTCATGATTTTCAAGGGAGGTCAGCGGGTTGATATGGTCGTGGGAGCCGTGCCCAAGACGACTTTGGCTGACACCCTGGAGCAGTATTTATAG